In the uncultured Methanobacterium sp. genome, one interval contains:
- a CDS encoding SDR family oxidoreductase, giving the protein MNNLEYYKNKICIVTGANSGIGYALSEELLKRGGIVYMAGRNPKKVAAAAEQLSTYGDRINTLTVDVTNQKQVQNAIQDTATETGSLDFLFNNAGIGGTLQFETATLEDWKTIIDTNLWSVIYGVDTAVPIMLKQGYGHIINTSSIAGIIPFPFQALYSLTKFGVTGLTESLRYEYAEKGLHFSTICPSNIATPIFKKSIDGKTHDEIKIPEDAYPVDKAANLILDRVAEHKGIIVVPEDQLIDLWKKYALEDPEADKILLQMANNRRAAYEKGGNYY; this is encoded by the coding sequence ATGAACAATTTAGAGTACTATAAAAATAAGATTTGTATTGTAACCGGTGCAAACTCGGGCATTGGGTATGCGTTAAGTGAAGAGCTTTTAAAAAGAGGAGGAATTGTGTACATGGCAGGACGTAACCCCAAAAAGGTTGCAGCTGCCGCGGAACAACTTTCAACATATGGGGATCGGATTAATACACTCACTGTGGACGTGACCAATCAGAAACAAGTGCAGAATGCAATTCAAGATACTGCAACGGAAACAGGTAGCTTAGACTTTTTATTTAATAATGCAGGAATAGGTGGTACATTACAGTTTGAAACTGCTACACTTGAAGACTGGAAAACTATCATTGACACCAATCTTTGGAGTGTTATTTACGGGGTTGATACTGCTGTGCCCATAATGCTAAAACAGGGATATGGACATATCATCAACACCAGCTCTATTGCAGGAATCATTCCATTCCCATTTCAAGCACTTTATTCACTTACAAAATTTGGTGTCACAGGCCTCACTGAATCTTTAAGATATGAGTATGCAGAAAAAGGCCTTCATTTTTCAACTATCTGCCCATCCAACATTGCAACACCTATCTTTAAAAAATCAATTGATGGTAAGACTCATGATGAAATAAAGATTCCTGAAGATGCTTATCCAGTTGATAAAGCAGCAAATCTCATTCTGGACCGGGTTGCAGAGCATAAGGGAATTATTGTTGTACCTGAAGACCAACTGATCGATTTATGGAAAAAATATGCCCTGGAAGACCCGGAAGCAGATAAAATCCTGTTACAAATGGCAAACAACCGCAGGGCAGCGTATGAAAAAGGTGGAAATTACTACTGA